A single region of the Acidimicrobiales bacterium genome encodes:
- a CDS encoding TraR/DksA C4-type zinc finger protein, translated as MDADEARTRLAEERERLDALRQGFADLNAESQEESLAELSSLDQHPADVGTETFEREKDLAILENVEAELADIEHAIRRLDEGTYGTCEACSKPIDDARLEAMPAARFCVEDQAVAEREARASNNAGE; from the coding sequence ATGGACGCCGACGAGGCCCGCACCCGACTCGCTGAAGAGCGCGAACGCCTGGACGCGCTGCGCCAAGGCTTCGCTGACCTCAACGCCGAGTCGCAGGAAGAGAGCCTGGCCGAGCTGTCGTCCCTCGACCAGCACCCGGCCGACGTCGGCACCGAGACCTTCGAGCGCGAGAAGGACCTCGCCATCCTCGAGAACGTCGAAGCCGAGCTGGCCGACATCGAACACGCCATCCGCCGCCTCGACGAGGGCACCTACGGCACCTGCGAGGCCTGCAGCAAGCCCATCGACGACGCCCGCCTGGAGGCGATGCCCGCCGCCCGCTTCTGCGTGGAGGACCAGGCGGTCGCCGAACGCGAGGCCCGCGCCTCCAACAACGCAGGCGAGTAG
- a CDS encoding sigma-70 family RNA polymerase sigma factor, with protein MAIRARSDNLSLDIPAAPEGVAAPVTDFAEVWAHREALRQACVRMIGDVSRAEDLVQDTFVSALKCNRRLDEGMPVAPWLKTVARRRSIDELRGRERVSLMADPPEPWGVTVEDPADHVVSQELVHALRSAIAELSVRERQLLLRQASYGMSLAELAAEEATSIASVRSVLARARQKLRVSLERGGVFGVLPLPRYLVTLRERLFRWGSQLEPTLPAMTGAGARFGEAMAAVITAIAMFLVGGGLPSFGGSSTLTTDLASAESSPWTDSTAAFGGGMPSGGGAATTTPPRVGPPGVAPLAPLPPGIDAPTFPNDGTTSPDNSGVVHLAASEDGQAILMSALSGSSSEATIFRSLDGGRSWARLTDDSIDHLQRHHTFLGGDLTVAPTYPADPRVYTTTTEGLVLRSEDGGLSFAPIVGARGAVALSPDFTTDDKLFIAGPPPGVYDDENDKVEPFSVLPPSRGRGGIAIGPDYADTGEILVGGTVDNGITPVSAVFTCVATGCTKRAEVTGLTGSIKVHTSRTAPGTVFVWNDPKLFRSTDGGYTFSEVTFPGDFFFSNLIEDEDRIIAYGLTFSSTAPMYVSTDGGATWNGRGGGSLLHRGLIAAITFDDGRIIASGSYMTGVHCSVDEGITWARSCPP; from the coding sequence ATGGCGATCCGAGCAAGATCAGACAATCTTTCGCTCGACATCCCGGCAGCGCCGGAAGGCGTTGCTGCCCCGGTTACCGACTTCGCCGAGGTGTGGGCGCACCGTGAGGCGTTGCGCCAGGCGTGCGTGCGCATGATCGGCGACGTGTCCCGAGCCGAGGACCTCGTGCAGGACACGTTCGTGAGCGCCCTCAAATGCAACCGGCGGTTGGACGAAGGAATGCCGGTCGCGCCGTGGCTGAAGACGGTTGCCCGACGGCGCTCGATCGACGAATTGCGGGGGCGCGAGCGCGTCTCCCTCATGGCCGATCCGCCGGAGCCGTGGGGGGTAACGGTCGAAGACCCGGCTGACCATGTGGTGAGCCAGGAGTTGGTACACGCCTTGCGCAGCGCCATTGCCGAATTGAGCGTGCGCGAGCGCCAGTTGTTGTTGCGCCAGGCCAGCTACGGCATGTCGTTGGCCGAGTTGGCAGCAGAGGAGGCAACGAGCATCGCCTCGGTCCGCTCGGTGCTCGCCCGTGCCCGTCAGAAGCTGCGCGTGTCGCTCGAACGTGGCGGCGTGTTCGGCGTGCTGCCGCTCCCCCGTTACCTGGTGACGCTGCGCGAGCGCTTGTTCCGGTGGGGCTCGCAGTTGGAGCCGACGCTGCCCGCCATGACCGGCGCCGGCGCCCGCTTCGGCGAGGCCATGGCCGCCGTCATCACCGCCATCGCCATGTTCCTCGTCGGCGGCGGGCTCCCCAGCTTTGGCGGGTCGTCGACACTGACGACCGACCTCGCTTCGGCGGAGTCGTCCCCGTGGACGGATTCCACCGCAGCATTCGGAGGAGGGATGCCCTCCGGCGGGGGTGCGGCAACGACGACGCCTCCGAGGGTGGGGCCACCAGGGGTCGCGCCGTTGGCACCGCTCCCTCCCGGGATAGACGCCCCGACGTTTCCGAACGACGGCACCACGTCCCCCGACAACTCCGGGGTCGTCCACCTGGCGGCGTCGGAAGACGGGCAAGCCATCTTGATGTCGGCCCTGTCGGGGTCATCGAGCGAGGCGACGATCTTCCGGTCTCTCGACGGTGGGCGGTCGTGGGCCCGCCTCACCGACGACTCGATCGACCATCTCCAGCGACACCACACGTTCCTCGGCGGTGACCTGACCGTGGCGCCTACGTACCCGGCGGACCCTCGGGTCTATACCACGACGACAGAAGGGCTCGTCCTGCGATCCGAAGACGGCGGGCTGAGTTTCGCTCCGATCGTTGGTGCCCGTGGCGCCGTCGCGCTCTCGCCCGACTTCACCACCGACGACAAGCTTTTCATTGCCGGGCCGCCCCCTGGGGTCTACGACGACGAGAACGACAAGGTGGAGCCGTTTTCAGTGCTGCCGCCTTCTCGGGGGCGGGGCGGCATCGCCATCGGCCCCGATTATGCCGACACCGGTGAGATCCTGGTGGGAGGCACGGTCGACAACGGCATCACGCCGGTCAGCGCCGTATTCACGTGTGTCGCGACGGGGTGTACCAAGCGGGCAGAGGTCACAGGTCTGACAGGAAGCATCAAGGTGCACACCTCCCGTACGGCACCCGGCACCGTCTTCGTCTGGAACGATCCCAAGTTGTTCAGGTCGACCGACGGCGGCTACACGTTCAGCGAGGTGACATTTCCCGGCGACTTCTTCTTCAGCAACCTCATCGAAGACGAGGACCGGATCATCGCCTACGGGCTCACCTTTTCGAGTACGGCTCCGATGTACGTTTCCACCGACGGTGGGGCCACCTGGAACGGTCGGGGGGGGGGCTCGTTGCTGCACAGGGGACTCATCGCTGCGATCACGTTCGACGACGGCCGGATCATCGCCAGCGGCAGCTACATGACCGGCGTGCACTGCTCGGTCGACGAGGGCATCACCTGGGCTCGTAGCTGTCCTCCGTAA
- a CDS encoding SDR family oxidoreductase — translation MTTGVVVTGGGSGIGRATCFAVAETGRPVAAWDIDAAGAEETAARCRDDYNVEAVAFTVDVRNKASIDEAAKATTAALPSVGGLVHAAGVAGPMPVDFLDEESWDAVLDVNLRGQAFAVQALLPALKAANPGSAVVGIASVEAIIGNGMVPAYCSSKAGVLGLTRSLCQRLGLDGIRVNAVCPGAVDTPMLAPLLNIAEARKRMEERIPLSRVADPADIAAVIRFLLSDDARYVHGASIVVDGGMTAILA, via the coding sequence GTGACGACGGGCGTGGTGGTGACGGGTGGGGGCTCGGGCATCGGCCGGGCGACGTGCTTTGCCGTGGCCGAGACAGGGCGGCCGGTGGCGGCGTGGGACATCGACGCCGCCGGGGCGGAGGAAACCGCGGCCCGCTGCCGAGACGACTACAACGTCGAAGCCGTCGCCTTTACGGTCGACGTCCGGAACAAAGCGAGCATCGACGAGGCGGCCAAGGCCACCACAGCGGCACTTCCCAGCGTCGGCGGCCTGGTGCACGCGGCGGGCGTAGCCGGTCCCATGCCCGTCGACTTTCTCGACGAGGAGTCGTGGGACGCCGTCCTCGACGTCAACCTCCGGGGCCAGGCCTTCGCCGTGCAGGCCCTTCTCCCCGCCCTCAAGGCCGCCAACCCGGGCTCAGCGGTGGTGGGCATCGCCTCGGTCGAGGCCATCATCGGCAACGGCATGGTGCCCGCCTACTGCTCGTCGAAGGCAGGAGTGCTCGGCCTCACCCGCTCCCTCTGCCAGCGCCTCGGCCTCGACGGGATCAGAGTGAACGCCGTGTGCCCCGGCGCCGTCGACACGCCCATGCTCGCCCCGCTCCTCAACATCGCCGAGGCTCGCAAGCGCATGGAGGAACGCATCCCCCTCAGCCGGGTGGCCGACCCTGCCGACATCGCCGCCGTCATCCGCTTCCTGCTGTCCGACGACGCCCGCTACGTGCACGGCGCATCGATCGTCGTCGACGGCGGCATGACAGCGATCCTCGCCTGA
- a CDS encoding haloalkane dehalogenase, which translates to MDALRTPDERFVGLPGYDFSPHYVEVGDGLRVHYVDEGPSDAEVVLLLHGEPSWSYLYRKMVAPLVDGGFRVVVPDLVGFGRSDKPADRADYSYERHVEWLRSALFDGLGMSRITLVGQDWGGLLGLRLAAEHSGRFDRVVVANTGLPTGDQPLTDAFRAWQQFSQEVPVLPVGRIVAGGCVSPVPDEVVAAYDAPFPDESYKEGARQFPVLVPTTPDDPAAPANRAAWEVLGQWEKPFLCAFSDGDAITRGGERVFLERVPGTAGQPHTTIEGGGHFLQEDKGEELARVVIDWG; encoded by the coding sequence ATGGACGCGCTGCGCACGCCCGACGAGCGCTTCGTCGGGCTACCGGGCTACGACTTCTCGCCCCACTACGTGGAGGTCGGCGACGGCCTGCGGGTGCACTACGTGGATGAAGGCCCCTCGGATGCCGAGGTGGTGCTGCTGCTGCACGGCGAGCCCTCGTGGTCGTACCTGTACCGGAAGATGGTGGCCCCGCTGGTCGACGGCGGGTTCCGGGTGGTGGTGCCCGACCTGGTGGGCTTCGGCCGGTCCGACAAGCCCGCCGATCGGGCCGACTATTCGTACGAGCGGCACGTCGAGTGGCTGCGCTCGGCACTGTTCGACGGGCTCGGCATGTCGCGGATCACGTTGGTGGGCCAGGACTGGGGCGGGCTGCTGGGGCTGCGACTGGCGGCCGAGCATTCGGGCCGCTTCGACCGGGTGGTGGTGGCCAACACGGGGCTGCCGACGGGCGACCAGCCGCTGACCGATGCCTTCCGGGCCTGGCAGCAGTTCTCGCAGGAGGTGCCGGTGCTGCCGGTGGGGCGCATCGTGGCGGGCGGGTGCGTGTCGCCGGTGCCCGACGAGGTGGTGGCGGCCTACGACGCACCGTTCCCCGACGAGTCGTACAAGGAGGGGGCGCGGCAGTTCCCGGTCCTGGTGCCCACGACACCCGACGACCCTGCGGCGCCCGCCAACCGGGCGGCGTGGGAGGTGCTGGGGCAGTGGGAAAAGCCGTTCCTGTGCGCCTTCTCCGACGGCGACGCCATTACCCGGGGCGGCGAGCGGGTGTTCCTCGAACGGGTGCCGGGCACAGCGGGCCAGCCCCATACGACAATCGAAGGCGGCGGCCACTTCCTGCAGGAGGACAAGGGCGAAGAGCTCGCCCGGGTGGTGATCGACTGGGGGTAG